The region GACGATAATGTACAGCTAACGCAACAGAAAAAGCAGCTTGCTGCGCGTCAGCTTTTTTTTGCAAACTTTTCTTCTTGCTTTTGTTTCTTGTCTCAACGCAATTACATCGACAAAAAACATATCTACCGCGTATcctataaattatgaaaatcatGAAATGCACGACGGAACGATAGTGATGACATAAAATGTTCTAAGCAAATGGAACCGAATTATGTTTGTCGTGCAGTTCACTATGCAGTCCAACTTTCTGGTCTTTAAAGAGATAATTGGAAGGCAAAACTTACTGGATAGGGGATATAATgatgaataattttctttaatgatTCCGGGAATGTAAAAAACTCGCTTGAGCAAtatctattttctatttatacgCTTTCAACTGTAGAAAATCGTATCTTATAAAGAATTGACCTAGCATGACAGTTGCACCGTGTTGTGTTAATTTCGTTAGAAacctttaataaaatataatcaaaagttTTTATCACCATTCACATATATTCAACAAATTTTAGTGATGGATACCTACTTCCTCAAGTCATTGTATAAATGATGAATTGACGTTTTTTACACAGACACTTTTCAACATATCATTTTGCAGTACttgaagataataaataattcttctcTCTCGTATTTAGAAACGGTTCATCTCAGCTAACAGCTAGAACTATACTATCATCACAGCTCCATTATAAACACATCAAAGAAAGATAGATTTAATTAGCTTTTATCGCcgcttaattaataaataatgaatataaactaacaatatttatttaataattaattatcaatatttttaattttctttaactttaCAGCTTATATTAACTACTtgataatttcagaaaatagaTAATGCGTTTTTGTTGATCTCAATACATAGCATACAAAACCGATACATATGATACTGACGCTTTCATAATCTAAAAAAcacaagtaaaaaattatacaagttagatctataaattatatttatccatAACAAACACATGTCGCAGCAGatccaaaattaattaagtttaaataaatttgttttttaataaattaatgattaaaaaatttcaaaatttacacttgtaaaagtttcaaatGACATATCCATCATTTTCCCCGCCGTGATTGCTAGTCGTTTTTGCGATCTCAtcattatgaatattaaaattttactctgATTTGACGGCATATCATACCATGGCATCTCGTATGTTGCCTTGGCAATGGATTTGCCCTGAAAAATGATGCAAATACTGTCAAATATAAAACGACGATATTTTATGTTCATTTTCATCTGTTTCAATTCGTTTAGcaagaaaagattttttcagtattatttttgacattgtaaaaatattatagtaacaaaataaaaaatactattcATTGATTCCATttctattgttatttaaaaatataataagttttatatttataataaactattaattaataaaaattttataatttttagacatcattttattatagcaGTCATGTTGtcagaatttctaaaaatatttatatgttgtaatacatttcttattttaaaataaaaaaaacttctatttgtttaaaattaattaacataaataatattttgaattttagacacagacacacgcacacacgcgcgcacacacgcacacacacacacactgcaacatattaatatatttttattaaaaaaaacaatgtgtCATACAGTTCTATCATTATATCGGCATAATtataatgtgataaaaaatttatgattaatcACTTTTGGATACTTACTTTGGAGCTAAGATATTCTCCGGAAAAGCAAATCATAAAGACTTCCATTACTACGGTAAAGTAAGCAATCATGGTTTTCACTAATGCGAAAACACCAGTTTCATTGTGAATAGACTAGCTCAATGAAcaacaaaaatagaaatagatgaAATAAATGACAACCATTCCATATTCATTACAGTACTTACAATTATCAAGACAAATCCAAGACTGCAAATAACTAAGGTAATCCAAACAATCTGCATTAATccgataaaagaaaatagttgTTCAatgttttcggaaaataaaatGACTTTATTATGCTTCTCAATCAGCATTCCAAATGAAGGtatagaaaatttatgaagaagaatattcttggaaatattttcgaaCTCTTGACATATTATATCAACTTGTCCGCTTAGATGGAGCACctataatatacttaaatttttgtaaaaattataattattgcatgtaaaatttgaatattttcggTACAAagatacaataaatgtaataatctcacaaaataaatttaatttagattttttgactgtaatatatgtatattctcaACACTCAAtcacaataaattttagaatgtCTAATACAAAAACGTAACATGTATTTGTGTAAATTGTCTCACAAGTAACAAAATtctgcaaattatttaatgtaaaatttccaTGCAATAGCGTTTACGATAATAAGTTTGTGTAAATCGtactgttatattaaaaattgacaaaaacttaaaataacaaatatgcaATATGAGTTAccaaattaaacataaatccATTTAGAATACTAATCGTGCAAACATGTAATATCACATATAAAGATACTGCTATAACGAGAAATTCAACCATCGGCGATTGTGTGTATTCAACtggaaattgtatttttataggaAACTGCCATACAGTATCATTGTAATGCTCAGTTACAAATATGAAACGAATTACGTAGTCGCCGAAAGCAAATAGTGCTGTCGCGATCATACACAAGCTCAATAAACCGTTAGAGAAGATATATGATACATTAGCTTTGATCGTCATTATATGCAAATGCTGATCGACATTGACGCACTCGCGCCAATCATTATCCATATCCGCCAAAATTTTATGAAGGACTCTGCaatacgttaatttaatacgttattttagatttttataaatataaataataatggtTTTCTTTTTCAAGTCAATTATTGTTGTTAAAAAACTGAAGGGCAAACTTATTTCTCGGACACGGCGATTTAGCAAAGAGTTGGCAcattacacatattatattatatcttaccGACGATGTATCCACAGATtagtcaatttaaaaattgtcaaaCTGTAATATAAAGTCAGAACCGAACCGTCAACAAGATTTGACAACTCGTTGATCTCCAGGTGAtcaaatatgtacaaatattgaaagtaCTGTATAACCAGCATGATCAACACAAAACTTAGCCATTTAATAATGGAATATGATACACCCGGCCAAAGGCCGAAGAATCGAAGACAAATTATCACGGCTGGACTAATAGTACTTGTGATAGTCATTCGACAATAATTTTggatactttataaaaataataattagtttcaGCACATGTGATCGGTACTCAAGTTGAAAGGGAAATGAGAACGCACTGTCCGTTTCTCCAAGTGTATCCCCACAAGGTGCGTCCCCTCTCAGGTGAACATGGATCAATTGCTATTATATGTCGCGTGGTACAACGATACAAAAGTTGAGACCAAACtcattatttgaaaatgctaTAATTCCATAAACAGTCTCGCAATGTATTCTCTGACCAAGGAATAACGACGATAATGTACATTGTACAGCTAACGTAACAGGAACAGCAGCTTGCTGTGCGGCAGCTTTTTTTGCAAACTTTTCTTCTTGCTTTTGTCTCTTGTCTCAACGCAATTACATCGACAAAAAGCACATCTACCGCGTATTTTACCAATTATGAAAATCATAAAATGCTCGACAGAACGATAAtgatgacataaaatattctaagtaaATGAAACCGAATTATGTTTATCGTGCAGTTTTTCGTGCAGTTCAACTTCTGgtctttaataaagaaataaaataaagggaAAACGCAACAACTGACTCAAGTCAAATCATGTAATggtgaataatttttttttaatagcacataaagtattataatgcaaaacttgcttatgtaataaatttgaaaaataataagagtgCGATTAAGGATTCATTAATGTTTTGTTACAAATGCACgcaacaaaataaatgtttataaacgAATGTGCGAGCTCTAATAAAGGATTAATAGTCGAAGCGTGTTGAACGCAATCAGTAATtctaaatagttttttttaattaaaattaaacgtaatttaacaataacatacg is a window of Temnothorax longispinosus isolate EJ_2023e chromosome 1, Tlon_JGU_v1, whole genome shotgun sequence DNA encoding:
- the LOC139818943 gene encoding odorant receptor 4-like; the protein is MTITSTISPAVIICLRFFGLWPGVSYSIIKWLSFVLIMLVIQYFQYLYIFDHLEINELSNLVDGSVLTLYYSLTIFKLTNLWIHRRVLHKILADMDNDWRECVNVDQHLHIMTIKANVSYIFSNGLLSLCMIATALFAFGDYVIRFIFVTEHYNDTVWQFPIKIQFPVEYTQSPMVEFLVIAVSLYVILHVCTISILNGFMFNLVLHLSGQVDIICQEFENISKNILLHKFSIPSFGMLIEKHNKVILFSENIEQLFSFIGLMQIVWITLVICSLGFVLIISIHNETGVFALVKTMIAYFTVVMEVFMICFSGEYLSSKGKSIAKATYEMPWYDMPSNQSKILIFIMMRSQKRLAITAGKMMDMSFETFTSIMKASVSYVSVLYAMY